GCGCAGGTGCACAGCGATTATTAAACCCCGCTTGCTTTAATAATTTGCAATCCCTTTGCCAGCAAGGGCTGCATTATGAAGCCCAGTTTGAGCTTGAAAATACCGCAATAGCTGCTCAGCTTGCTAGTTACGCTAAGGCGCTGCCTCAGCTAAAAATAATAATAAACCATGGCGGCTTACCTAATAATATTAATAACTGGCAGCAAAGCATTCGTATGCTAAGTGCTCACAATAATATAGCGATTAAGTTTTCGGGTTTTGAGCTTTTAGCGTTAAATTTACAACAGCAACAATACTGCTTTGAAACTATGTTCTCGTACTTTGGCGAGCAGCGAATTATGTTTGCGAGTAACTTTCCGGTTTGCCAAATTAACGCAAGCTATAATGATGTTTGGCATAGCCATCAAGCTTTGTGTAAAACAAATACAATATGGCATAACCTTAGCTACGCAAATGCTAAGTATTTTTATAATATGTAGGGCGTGTTGAGCTATATTAAATTTAACCACTTACGTAAATGCGGCAATGACTATGACATTACATTCGCGATTATCAGCCCTTGGCATTTTAACTATTTTAAGTGGTTGCGCATCTAACACACAGCCGACCCCTAAGCTGCACCATGCCTTACTCAGCGAGCCAAATAGCCAAGCGGTAGAGCGTGTTATAGAGCGCCTAATGCATATAAAAAATGTCAGGCTTGCTGACAATGTGTTTATTCACACCAGTACCTTTACTCTTAAAAACACAAACCGTAGCGATATAAGAGCCAATCAACAGCTTAACTTTCCCGATCAATTCGAGTTAATGATAAACAATCGTCGCTGCTATATACGCCACCTTGATAGTAAAGCCACCGCTGAGATAAAAGGCGTTACGTGTACAAGTAATCTTGCCAATTAATCCCATAAAAATATTTAAATATTATTGCTCATATTGGTGATGGTAATACAGCTATAAAAAAGCCGGTAAGTGAGCTATCACTTACCGGCTTTTACTTTTAGACAATAGTATTTAAATAACGCTTAGGCTATTTAATTTCTACACGCTGCGAGCGCATTACAATCTCATCATTCAATTCAATGCCTAAGCCTGGCTCTTCTGATACTTCAAAAAAGCCATTTTTTGGCTGTGGATCTTGTAAACACAGCTCTCGGTTCCACTTTTTAATGGCATATGTATGATGCTCATGAATCAAAAAGTTAGGAATAGCGGTCTCTAAATGTAACGATGCGGCAGTAGCAACAGGCCCACCACATACATGCGCTTGAATACGCACATCAAAAATATCGGCGTAGTCACATACTTTTTTAGTTTCAGTAAAACCACCACATAAACCAATATCGGGTTGAAGTACATCAATGCTTTGATCTTCTAAATAGGGGCGCACACCCCAGCGATTGTATAAACGCTCACCACCAGCAATCGGCACTGCCACTTTATCGGCTACTTTTGCATGTAAAGAATGGTTTAAGTAGTTAACGGGTTCCTCGTAGTACATACAATCAAACTCTTCGGCTATTTCACCAATTTGTATAGCAGAGGTCGCGCCAGGTAAGCTGTGGCATTCAAAAATAATATCCACTTCATCACCCACCGCTTCACGTATAGCTTGCATACGGGCACGGTACAACTTCATTTCACCACGAGAAATAATTTTAGTACGGTCGTAATATGTATTGCCGTCTTTATCGTATTGGATAGGGTCAACTTTTACTGCATCATAACCTTCGCCAATCGCTTTTAAGGCTGCTTCTGCGTATTCTTGCGGCTGTACTAACGCTTTAAATTCGCTATCCCAGTCAAACTGTAGCTGCGATGCGTAAGTACGTAGCTTATCGTTTACTTTACCGCCCAGTAATTGATATACCGGTAAGCCAAGTGCTTTACCTTTTATATCCCAAAGTGCTGTATCTATGGCGCTCATTGCTGCATAAACAACAGGGCCGCCACCTAAACCCCAAAAGCTTTCGCGTAACATACGCGACCATAACTTTTCGGTTTGAAATGGGTCGTGCCCAATTAAAAAAGCATCAGCCATTTCTTTGATCATTGCCGCTGCTGCACTGTGGCCTAAATCGTAAGCTAACCCAGCCTCACCTACACCACTGATACCTTCATCGGTATGAATACGTACGAAAACCGGCGTCCAGGCTGGACGCTCTGGGCAATGAATATCAAAAACTTCTACGCGATTTACTTTCATTAAAATTCCTTATTAGCCACACAGGCTATTGTGCAAAACTGGGATCAAGTCGGTACGCTTTTCGCAGCATGGCAGGCCACGCTAGTTGCCCACCTGTGCTACCGCTATGTACCACATTAGCTTGGTTATAAATATTGTCGATAATCGGCTGCGGCACGGGAATAACCTCTTGTGAGCTGGCTTGTAATGCCAGCTGAATTTCGCAGGCGCGTTGCAAGTCATAAAAACGCATAAAGGCATCGCCTACGGTTGGACCTACGGTTAAGCCCCCATGATTTACCAATAGCATATGATTGGTACTGCCTAAATCATCTTGTAATACCTTACGCTCGTCATCATTTACAGCCAGCCCTTCATAGCCATGGTACGACAGTGAAGGGAGCGAAAACATAGAGTATTGGCTTAGTGGCAATAAACCATTTTTTTGTGTAGCAACGGCAATGGTTTCTTTGGTATGTAAGTGAATAACGCAATGAGCATCTTCACGTACTTCATGAATGGCGCTATGAATAGTAAAACCCGCTGGGTTAATACTAAATGGAGTATCGTCAATAATATTGCCGTGCAAATCAACCTTCACCAGATTTGATGCAGTTACTTCGTCAAATGTTAAGCCAAATGCATTTACAAGGTAGTGATCAGTGCCAGGTAAACGTGCCGATAAATGCGTGTATATTAAATCCCCCCAACGAAAATGCTCTACTAATCGGTAGCAAGCTGCTAAATCTACGCGCAATTGCCACTCTTGCTCCGACACTTTATTTTTTAAATCTAGTTGGGGTAAATCGATCATAATCAGCCTTTTAAAATACGTACAACAACACAAGTACGAATAGATGTTTAGAAGTCTAAAGCAGTATTAATTTTATAGCAAACACAAACAAAACAGCCACACAATTGTGTGGCTGTTTACGCTGCGCTTTAATTTAAAACGATAGTACGTTTTAAACGCGGTGCTTTATTTTACCTTTGAAAGGTAGTCTGCAATGGCTTCAAACTCTTCATCCGTTACCGTTGCAATCATTGCTTTCATTGCAGCAGTCATACCATTGCTACGCGCGCCCGATTTAATATCTTTCATTTGGGCAACTAAATAGTCTTTATTTTGACCATTAATTTTAGGGTATGCGCCCATAATAGGTGCTTTACCTTCTGCACCGTGGCATGTTTGACACATTTTTTGGGTGTAAAGGGCTTCGCCATCAGCAGCGGCGGCGTTAAACGAAAAACTTGCGGCTAAACTAATACCCGCGCCTACTATTAGTGCTTTCATCTTGCTCATTATATTCACTCTTCTTTTTGACGGTTAGAAAATAGTCTATTGATTGTAGTAAACAATCTAGTAAAAAGCATACGTATCAATTTACGTTAGGCGATCAAACAAACATGACTACGTTTTCAGCCATTGTTGTTAACTTTAGCAAACAATACTGAACAGACACTTACCATACTAAATCATCTGGTACTTCAAAGTCTGCATATGGGTCGTCTTCATCTTTTGGTTTGTTTTCAGGTTCCACATGAAAAACAATGTACTTTTCATCAACTTCTGCGACTTTACGCGCCGGCTCATCATCGAGTACGTAAAATTGCCCTTCCAGTACACAAATAGCTAAACGGCCACCCGATAACGCTTTTTGGGTTTTCTCGTTTACGTCTATCCCTTTTACTTTGTTATCGTAAGTAAAATTAAAGGTACGCTCACCGCGGATAGAGTCTTGGTTATGGTGCTCAAGTATTTGCTTAACACGAGCAACTTGCTCACGTTGCTTAAGCTCTTCTTGGCGCGACTGGTTAAGTTCCTCAGCCTTTTTTTGCTGCTCTAATTTAGTTTGCTGTATGTGCTTTTGCAGATCGCTTGGGTTACTGGTAGCCCCTTTTTTTTGCTTTTTTTGTTGCTTACGTTTTTCTGACTTAGCAACTTTAGCTTTGTGCGATGTTGTTAACCCTGCTTGCAGCAATTGGTCTTGTAATGAACCCATGGCTTTGTTCCACTAAAAACTTATATTAGGTTTATTTTAATCACCAACGAGTACAAATAACAGTGCTATTAGCATTAATCTAGCAAAGGGCTGAATATACATTTTGATTTAGCGCAATTGTTGATGATTTAAGCTATGAAATATAAGCCATTTTTCATATACTTTGGCTAACTTATCAGCTTATATTTTAAGCCTTAAAATGCGCTTTGCTCACTTACTTATTTGCTCGGTGTTTATATTTTTTGTACTGTACGCACCTCAACCTTTATTGAGCTTATTTGCTAGCGAATTTAACGTGTCTCCTGCGCTCGCCGGCAGTTTAATGAGTGTAACCATGTTGCCTTTAGCAATAGCTCCTTTTATTTATGGGCTATTTTTAGCCAAGCAAAACCCACTTATTATTTTACGTATCGCTATGTTTATTTTAGGTGTGAGCTGCATACTGTTTACAGTGGCACCAAGTTTTGAGCTATTACTTTTAGTACGCTTTATACAAGGCTTAACCTTACCCGCCGCACTTACCGCGATGACAAGCTACATTGGTATACGTTATAGCGCAGATACCTTACAAAAAAATATGACCTTATACATAGGCAGTACCATAGCTGGGGGTTACTTTGGCCGAGTATTAGCTGCTTTATTTAGTGATGTATGGTATTGGCAAAGTTTTTATTATGTTATATCCATTGTGCTTATTGGCCTAGCTATCAGTATAAAGCCCAC
The genomic region above belongs to Pseudoalteromonas sp. MM1 and contains:
- a CDS encoding amidohydrolase — protein: MSLKIIDPHVHFFNLAEGQYTWLQGENPPAWPNLELIKQPISEKKLLESSDFTLAGIVHIEAGFDNNAPINELNWLTAHLKKLPFKAISYAQLDCAPVQFAKAINALAHPHLIGIRDITEGAGAQRLLNPACFNNLQSLCQQGLHYEAQFELENTAIAAQLASYAKALPQLKIIINHGGLPNNINNWQQSIRMLSAHNNIAIKFSGFELLALNLQQQQYCFETMFSYFGEQRIMFASNFPVCQINASYNDVWHSHQALCKTNTIWHNLSYANAKYFYNM
- a CDS encoding mandelate racemase/muconate lactonizing enzyme family protein: MKVNRVEVFDIHCPERPAWTPVFVRIHTDEGISGVGEAGLAYDLGHSAAAAMIKEMADAFLIGHDPFQTEKLWSRMLRESFWGLGGGPVVYAAMSAIDTALWDIKGKALGLPVYQLLGGKVNDKLRTYASQLQFDWDSEFKALVQPQEYAEAALKAIGEGYDAVKVDPIQYDKDGNTYYDRTKIISRGEMKLYRARMQAIREAVGDEVDIIFECHSLPGATSAIQIGEIAEEFDCMYYEEPVNYLNHSLHAKVADKVAVPIAGGERLYNRWGVRPYLEDQSIDVLQPDIGLCGGFTETKKVCDYADIFDVRIQAHVCGGPVATAASLHLETAIPNFLIHEHHTYAIKKWNRELCLQDPQPKNGFFEVSEEPGLGIELNDEIVMRSQRVEIK
- a CDS encoding class II aldolase/adducin family protein encodes the protein MIDLPQLDLKNKVSEQEWQLRVDLAACYRLVEHFRWGDLIYTHLSARLPGTDHYLVNAFGLTFDEVTASNLVKVDLHGNIIDDTPFSINPAGFTIHSAIHEVREDAHCVIHLHTKETIAVATQKNGLLPLSQYSMFSLPSLSYHGYEGLAVNDDERKVLQDDLGSTNHMLLVNHGGLTVGPTVGDAFMRFYDLQRACEIQLALQASSQEVIPVPQPIIDNIYNQANVVHSGSTGGQLAWPAMLRKAYRLDPSFAQ
- a CDS encoding c-type cytochrome, which gives rise to MSKMKALIVGAGISLAASFSFNAAAADGEALYTQKMCQTCHGAEGKAPIMGAYPKINGQNKDYLVAQMKDIKSGARSNGMTAAMKAMIATVTDEEFEAIADYLSKVK
- a CDS encoding DUF2058 domain-containing protein, encoding MGSLQDQLLQAGLTTSHKAKVAKSEKRKQQKKQKKGATSNPSDLQKHIQQTKLEQQKKAEELNQSRQEELKQREQVARVKQILEHHNQDSIRGERTFNFTYDNKVKGIDVNEKTQKALSGGRLAICVLEGQFYVLDDEPARKVAEVDEKYIVFHVEPENKPKDEDDPYADFEVPDDLVW